The DNA sequence GTCTTTTATGTCAGATTTTGCATATTCCAAAATTGACTTGAGTCCTTTTATGAAAAATGGTAATTCTGGTTCTTGGAACATCGTCTGGCTTGATGAGCTATCTTCTTCACTAAGAGCGTGTTTGGAAATTCAACCTGACCTTCTTGCCAGAATGATACTGCAGAAAGCGAGCTGAATGAAAAGGACTGAAGATTCAGGCAGTCGTTCATAGTCTCTTGTCAATCTCCTGTAGAAATTCAGCCAGGCAAAGGATCTTTCCACCTGCCACCTTTTCTTCTGGGGTACAAATCCTGATAGGGACTCAGGCTTTTGGGAAATGTCCATCTCCCAATTGTATATCCCTGTTACAAGTTCCTCAAAATCACCCTGATATGCTTTGTCGGCAGAAATCAGCCTTACCCGCCGGGAAGCATTTTCTATCTGCCAAAGCAACTCCACGCCCTCTACCGAATCGTGATTGTTGGCCGGACCAACATATATCCGAACCGGCAAGCCAAGAACATCCACCGCCAAATGCCTTTTCCGACCATTCACACGTTTTCCGCCGTCAATGCCTGTGGATATTGAAATGAAGCTCACCTTTTTCACACTTTGGCTATCGATTGCAACAGCTGAAGGCTCGGCATTTCGTCCTTGGCTTTCCCGTTCCAACTGAACCAAATGCTTCAAAATTTCGCCCCAGACTCCGGTCTTTTGCCAAGTTCTAAAATAGTAGTAGACACTCGACCATGGTGGATATTTACTCTCTAGGTTCCTCCATTGGGCTCCGGTTCGAGTGATCCATAAAATGGCGTTTTTGATGGTTCTG is a window from the Pontibacter sp. G13 genome containing:
- a CDS encoding IS5 family transposase, with the translated sequence MQKQFAELTDSQWQVIEKFLDVERKRKNCLRTIKNAILWITRTGAQWRNLESKYPPWSSVYYYFRTWQKTGVWGEILKHLVQLERESQGRNAEPSAVAIDSQSVKKVSFISISTGIDGGKRVNGRKRHLAVDVLGLPVRIYVGPANNHDSVEGVELLWQIENASRRVRLISADKAYQGDFEELVTGIYNWEMDISQKPESLSGFVPQKKRWQVERSFAWLNFYRRLTRDYERLPESSVLFIQLAFCSIILARRSG